The Sorangiineae bacterium MSr11367 genome window below encodes:
- a CDS encoding DUF3606 domain-containing protein codes for MSDDKSKVGMPDRFRVAAEEKWEVDYLVKKFGVSVDDVRRAVAKVGNSRSAVEAELVRLKGQPRDPATGASLR; via the coding sequence ATGTCGGACGACAAATCCAAGGTGGGAATGCCGGATCGCTTTCGGGTCGCGGCTGAAGAAAAGTGGGAAGTCGACTATTTAGTCAAGAAATTTGGTGTCTCGGTCGACGATGTTCGACGGGCCGTCGCCAAAGTTGGAAACAGCCGCTCGGCGGTCGAGGCTGAACTGGTAAGGCTCAAGGGCCAGCCTCGCGATCCGGCGACAGGAGCGAGCCTACGGTGA
- a CDS encoding stress-induced protein yields MDEQKQRDIASKGGQAAHEKGTAHEFTSEEAREAGRKGGEAVSQDRQHMADIGRKGGEARGGNQQGSQQGGSHQGQGGNQQGQRGGSSEQHAKAGSQSHKNS; encoded by the coding sequence ATGGATGAGCAGAAGCAGCGCGACATAGCGAGCAAAGGCGGCCAGGCTGCTCACGAGAAGGGCACCGCGCACGAGTTCACCAGCGAGGAGGCTCGCGAGGCGGGTCGCAAGGGCGGCGAAGCGGTGAGCCAGGACCGTCAGCATATGGCCGACATTGGCCGTAAAGGAGGCGAGGCACGCGGTGGCAACCAACAAGGCTCACAGCAGGGCGGCTCGCACCAAGGCCAAGGAGGTAATCAGCAAGGGCAGCGTGGTGGCTCCTCGGAGCAACACGCGAAAGCTGGCTCCCAAAGCCATAAGAATAGCTGA
- a CDS encoding response regulator, whose amino-acid sequence MANILRSKRLDALAGTDDVSSLPTRLIIASTPHRASHARARPGLASRRCVLLVDDHRDTRALYAMSLKLAGFRVVEAAVGVQALERAFGEGPDIIVMDLWLPVLDGTTAMRVLRRDERTSHTPIIALTAHSGEEDRYAEFDVVLTKPCLPTTLSEHVYKIFAL is encoded by the coding sequence ATGGCTAACATTCTTCGCTCTAAGAGGCTCGACGCCCTCGCCGGCACGGATGACGTATCGAGTTTGCCCACGCGCCTGATCATCGCATCAACGCCACACCGTGCGTCGCATGCTCGCGCACGGCCGGGCCTGGCCAGCAGGCGGTGTGTCTTACTGGTCGATGACCATCGCGATACGCGGGCGCTTTACGCAATGTCTCTGAAGCTGGCAGGGTTTCGCGTGGTCGAGGCGGCCGTTGGGGTGCAAGCACTGGAGAGAGCGTTCGGCGAAGGACCCGACATCATCGTCATGGATTTGTGGCTTCCCGTTCTCGACGGTACCACCGCGATGCGTGTTCTTCGACGCGACGAGCGCACCTCGCATACGCCCATCATCGCGCTCACCGCGCATTCAGGTGAAGAGGATCGGTACGCTGAGTTTGATGTCGTTTTGACGAAGCCGTGCTTACCCACCACCTTGAGCGAACACGTTTATAAGATTTTCGCATTATAA